A genomic region of Mus musculus strain C57BL/6J chromosome 7, GRCm38.p6 C57BL/6J contains the following coding sequences:
- the Vmn1r81 gene encoding vomeronasal 1 receptor 81 has translation MKMTSINLPMGIFLFSQIVMGIFGNSSILFYYVIFIFSGKHLMPKDMIIEHLTLSNCLSLISKGIPQTLSDFGFKNFLDDIGCKVIMYIYRVTRGMSLYAMCLLGCFQAITISPSNSRWIMLKHRATKYIGSSCLVSWLVNLLLNIMTLVKVTVPTYSKNVTNTNSYGYCSWFAPSNLATALYMFLLCFCDGLCLSLMACSSVSMMNILYKHKRQVKHIHSAQHLLKVSPEDRATQTILILVCTFIISYTISSLRVIFTTYSNVSEIWRVSVFIFLEICFPIFCPFVLISNIKCSFRLFLPFCGKR, from the coding sequence ATGAAAATGACTTCTATAAACTTGCCAATGGGAATATTCCTCTTTTCCCAGATTGTAATGGGAATCTTTGGCAATTCCTCAATACTATTTTATTATGTCATTTTCATATTCAGTGGGAAACATTTAATGCCTAAAGACATGATCATAGAGCACTTGACTTTATCCAACTGCTTGTCTCTAATCTCAAAAGGCATTCCACAGACATTGTCTGATTTTGGATTTAAAAACTTTCTGGATGATATTGGATGCAAAGTGATAATGTATATTTACCGAGTAACAAGGGGGATGTCCCTGTATGCAATGTGCCTACTGGGTTGTTTCCAAGCAATCACAATCAGTCCCAGCAACTCCAGATGGATTATGCTTAAACACAGAGCCACAAAGTATATTGGTTCTTCCTGTTTAGTCAGTTGGCTTGTGAATTTGCTTCTAAACATCATGACGCTAGTAAAAGTGACAGTCCCCACTTACAGCAAAAATGTGACAAACACGAATAGTTATGGGTACTGCTCATGGTTTGCTCCAAGCAATCTGGCAACTGCACTGTATATGTTCTTACTCTGCTTCTGTGATGGCCTGTGTCTAAGTCTCATGGCCTGCTCAAGTGTCTCTATGATGAATATCCTCTACAAACATAAGAGACAAGTCAAGCATATCCATAGTGCTCAACACCTTCTGAAAGTCTCGCCTGAGGACAGAGCTACACAAACTATCCTCATCCTGGTGTGCACATTTATCATCTCTTATACAATCTCTTCTCTACGTGTAATCTTTACAACCTACTCCAATGTTTCAGAGATTTGGAGAGTAAGTGTATTTATATTTCTAGAAATATGCTTTCCCATATTTTGTCCCTTTGTTCTCATCAGCAATATAAAGTGTAGTTTCAGACTATTTTTACCCTTCTGTGGAAAGAGATAG